The following proteins are co-located in the Diorhabda carinulata isolate Delta chromosome 4, icDioCari1.1, whole genome shotgun sequence genome:
- the LOC130892401 gene encoding zinc finger BED domain-containing protein 5-like yields MENWLKSGSSVKRKQESTNEGEVNRPSTNKDVIVPETSSNVGKVKKIYRKYCSEYLQYGFTFIGTDEEPLPQCVICFETLANESMKPSKLQRHISTKHPEPLIYFQKKKTELFSTRSNMDNVSLGQGNKKITMVSYQLSLLIAKTGAPHKGENLILPGAKIISSLLLDEKAGQQIGKISKEMSINVKENLISALKESDFYSLQLEESTDIADNANLLCFVRFTFIGAIEEEILFCQSLKTSATGQDIFDSLNSFIHENGINWSKCVVLCQENIQD; encoded by the coding sequence ATGGAGAATTGGCTGAAATCTGGGTCGAGTGTTAAGAGAAAACAGGAATCTACTAACGAAGGTGAGGTTAATCGTCCTTCTACTAATAAAGACGTTATAGTGCCTGAAACATCATCAAATGTTGGAAAAGTGAAAAagatttatcgaaaatattgttcTGAATACCTCCAATATGGATTTACGTTCATTGGTACCGATGAAGAACCTCTACCTCAATGTGTAATTTGTTTTGAAACCTTGGCAAATGAAAGTATGAAGCCCTCAAAACTTCAAAGGCACATTTCAACAAAACATCCCGAACccttgatatattttcaaaagaagaaAACAGAACTATTTTCGACTCGGTCGAATATGGACAATGTGTCGTTGGGGcaaggtaataaaaaaattaccatgGTCTCATACCAGCTGTCATTGCTAATAGCAAAAACTGGCGCTCCTCACAAAGGTGAAAACCTTATTTTGCCTGGGGCAAAAATAATTTCCTCACTTCTGCTTGACGAAAAAGCAGGTCAACAGATAGGTAAAATATCGAAGGAAATGTCTATCAATGTAAAGGAGAATTtaatatctgctttgaaagaaagtgatttttattctttacaATTGGAAGAAAGTACAGATATTGCTGACAATGctaatttattatgttttgtaAGGTTTACTTTCATTGgagcaattgaagaagaaatctTATTTTGTCAGTCACTAAAGACCAGTGCAACAGGCCAAGATATTTTTGACTCATTGAATAGTTTTATCCacgaaaatggaataaattggTCCAAATGTGTAGTGCTATGTCAGGAAAATATACAGGACTAG